CCTTGATGCGATCCTGCTCTTTCAAAAAGTCACGCACATCGCGCACATATACATCCGCAACCTCAGAAATGTGGATAAGGCCCACTTTGCCTTCCGGCAACTCAACAAATGCGCCGAAGTTAGTGATACCTGTGACCACTCCTTCAACCACGCTGCCTACTTCGATGGCCATACTGTTATATGCTCCCCCTTAAATGATCGCTTGTTTTAGGCATGTCGCCAAATATTATGTTCTCATTATACCTGCCAGCTTTCCAGCATGTCAAGGGAACCGCCTAGGAAATAACCCTATAAAAAGCCTTCTACGCTATAAATACGCTTCTTCCTTTCAACGGCGAGGCGCTGCGAGATATAACGCTTCTTCCGGCTTAGCCAAGCCCAATTCTTCGCGTGCAAGTTTTTCTATGTATTCCGGCGTCTGCAGACGATTTTTTTCCTCTAACAGCGCCTGGTGCTGCTGCTGCAATTGCTCTAGTCTCACTTCTGCCGCCGCCCGCTCCTTGCGTACTTCGCAAAGTTGCTGATAATGTCCGCCAATCAGGTAAATCCCATATAAGACCAAAGCGCCGGCAAGCAGACGAAACCCAGACAGTTTTCGGGTCCGGGTTTTCCCCATATGCTGCACCTCCATTTCCGCTTCTGCAAGATAAGCTTTTTTTTCTATTCGCCGCCGGCAAGCATTTTCCTGTCATTTACCCATAAATTTATTATACCTTTTAGACTTCAAACTTACGCACGCCTTCTTCCAAGCCTTCCGCCAACTGCCTCAAACGCAGAGCGGTATCCGCCAGCTCCTGCACAGCTGCGGCCTGTTGCTGCGCCGTCGCCGCTATTTCGCTCACATCGTTGCTGCTTTCTTCTGCAAGTTCTTTTACTTCTTGCACTTGCTTTTGCGTTTCTATGCACAGCTCGTTCTGGCGGGAAGCCTCGCTGCGAATATTGCCTGCCGCTGTATGAACCTGTGCCACGGCGTCAACAATGTTCAAAAAGGCCTCCCTACTTTGCAGCGCACCGGTCACCCCTTCTTCCATCAGCGCAAAGCTGCCCTCCATCGTTTCCAGGGTCTGCACGGTGCTGGCTTCAATGGCAGTAATAATGTGCATGATGTTGCCGCTCGCCTCATCGGATTGCACAGCTAACTTGCCGATTTCTCCCGCCACTACGGCAAAGCCGCGTCCCGCCTCGCCCGCTCTGGCCGCTTCAATAGCCGCGTTCAACGCCAGCAGCTTAGTGGAGCTGGCAATATTACGAATCAACTGTGTAATTTGAGTAATCGACTGCGCATTCTCGGACAAGGCTGCGGCATACTGCCGAGTTTGCTGCACCGTATTTTTAGCCTGTTCCAATTGAGAGACCGTTTGAAAGAGCACGGCCTGACCGTCTCTGGCCATTTCAGAGCAATGTTGTCCCTTTTCTTCTGTAATATAGCCTAAGTCCACGATTTTCCGAGACCGACGCGTGATTCCCGCCAGCCGTTCCGCCGCATCCAGCACAACGCTTTTTTGCCCTTCTAAACGGGCGGCAATTTCTTCTACCGACTGCGCCATCTGCTTACTTCCTTCTTGCCCTTGTTCCAGCGCCGTTTCTAAAAAGGAAGCAGACGTCAGTACTTCCCCCGAAGATTTTCTGGTTTCTTGCACAACTTGCTGCAAATTTTCCGTCATGCCATTAAACGCCGCCGCCAACGCTCCCAATTCATTCCTTGAGGCACAGGCTGCACGCGCAGACAGTTTGCCTTGCCCGACTTCTTTCACCCCTTGCATCAGTATTTGCAGCGGCTGCAGAGTTCGCCGCACCGCCCAAAATCCTCCTGCCAAAAAGCAAACAACCAATATACCTATGCCCCAAACCGTACGCCGCACCATCTCCTGACTTTGCGCCAACGCCATATCCTTGGGGTAAAGAGAAACCACAACCCAGTCCGTGTTGGCAACCGGACGGTAAGATAAAAAATAATCCTGGCCGCGTACCTGTGTTTCCAGATTCCCTGTTTTTTGCTCCAGCACCTGCGTGTAAAATGCTTCTTCCAAAGGCCGACGCTCTTTTACCGCTTCTGCATTGCCAGGATGAAACAACGGCACTTTTTGTTGGTTCAACACCACAATGCCATAACCCGGATTTTCCGACAACACCCGTTCCAGTAAAACTTGCAGGTTTTGCAACGGCAGAACCACGCCTAAAACGCCGATAGGTTCCCGGCTCTCGCCTTGGATAGGCACCGCGCCGACCACACCCAACTGCCCGGCTCCTTTGCTGAGCACTGGTTCCGACATGACGACATGTCCTGTCATAACTTCTTGAAAATAACGGCGTTCCGCAACATTCTGCAAGTCCAGCTTATCTGTACGCCATACTTGCTTGCCGTTTCGGTCCGTTACAAACAACATTTCATTACCGCCGTAATACGGTTGCACTAATTTCAAATACCGTTCCAACCGTTTGGCATCTAAACTGCGTATTTCCTCATCAGCGCTTGTAACAAGCAAGAAATTCCGTTTGTTTTGTATGTAACCAGCCACATCATTGGCAACACGATCGGCAATCTTATCATTATTCTCCACTGCCGCCTTAGTCAACGCATCGGTAGAACTGACGGAAAAATAGCCGCCAGCGCCGACCAATGGCGCCAAACAAGTCAATAGCAGCAACAAAACAGCCTGCGTCGACAACGAATGCCACGACATGTGCGGGGCGTTCACCCGCTGACAGCTCGACCACCTATTCACCCACCACTGTTTTCCGCATTGAAACCATTTTGTCAAGTGGCTCACCATGGAATCGCCTCCATTTAACTCTTTTTTAACAGTAGCTCCATAGACTACGGAAGCCGCCTTCTAGAAGGCGGCTTCCGTAGTCTATTCCATTGTGATCAAACGATAGCTTTTTAGTGATTAGCCACGCCACGCCGCCGACGTAGGATCTCCACAGGCAGCGTAAAGAGTAAGTTCATCACTAAAACCGAAAGTATCAGCAACGCGCCAATGCCATTGGCAATTTCCACCCGGTCCGGAACCAAGCCCACGCCCATGACATACCACATATGCACAGCCAGCGTCTCTCCGGCTGCCAGGAAGTCTGGATCCATCATATGTCTGGAAACGGTGGTACCTGCAGTGAAAATCAAAATCGCAGTTTCTCCAATAGCTCTGCCAGCGGTCAACGTAATACCTGTTACAATGCCAGGCAGCGCATTCGGCAGAACCACTTTCCAAATGGTTTGCCATTTGGTTGC
This genomic window from uncultured Anaeromusa sp. contains:
- a CDS encoding septum formation initiator family protein yields the protein MGKTRTRKLSGFRLLAGALVLYGIYLIGGHYQQLCEVRKERAAAEVRLEQLQQQHQALLEEKNRLQTPEYIEKLAREELGLAKPEEALYLAAPRR
- a CDS encoding methyl-accepting chemotaxis protein, with the protein product MVSHLTKWFQCGKQWWVNRWSSCQRVNAPHMSWHSLSTQAVLLLLLTCLAPLVGAGGYFSVSSTDALTKAAVENNDKIADRVANDVAGYIQNKRNFLLVTSADEEIRSLDAKRLERYLKLVQPYYGGNEMLFVTDRNGKQVWRTDKLDLQNVAERRYFQEVMTGHVVMSEPVLSKGAGQLGVVGAVPIQGESREPIGVLGVVLPLQNLQVLLERVLSENPGYGIVVLNQQKVPLFHPGNAEAVKERRPLEEAFYTQVLEQKTGNLETQVRGQDYFLSYRPVANTDWVVVSLYPKDMALAQSQEMVRRTVWGIGILVVCFLAGGFWAVRRTLQPLQILMQGVKEVGQGKLSARAACASRNELGALAAAFNGMTENLQQVVQETRKSSGEVLTSASFLETALEQGQEGSKQMAQSVEEIAARLEGQKSVVLDAAERLAGITRRSRKIVDLGYITEEKGQHCSEMARDGQAVLFQTVSQLEQAKNTVQQTRQYAAALSENAQSITQITQLIRNIASSTKLLALNAAIEAARAGEAGRGFAVVAGEIGKLAVQSDEASGNIMHIITAIEASTVQTLETMEGSFALMEEGVTGALQSREAFLNIVDAVAQVHTAAGNIRSEASRQNELCIETQKQVQEVKELAEESSNDVSEIAATAQQQAAAVQELADTALRLRQLAEGLEEGVRKFEV